From Poecile atricapillus isolate bPoeAtr1 chromosome Z, bPoeAtr1.hap1, whole genome shotgun sequence, one genomic window encodes:
- the LOC131573907 gene encoding probable G-protein coupled receptor 19, whose amino-acid sequence MDNSSGPVFLLTLLLLQNTSSPKASTPPAGYEMAEPPPPGAGSSMNHSLVEYGLRPGEVAAATVVWGALWLISVLGNFLVCLVIHRSRRTQSTTNYFVVSMACADLMSSVGSAPFLLLQLSSGQWMLGSRVCQLVRYIQYLTPGVQIYVLLAISVDRFYTLIHPLNFKVSREKAKRMTLVSWLCGAVFASPACFLYGFNSDHHCNFFLPNSWLGTASGVIHLSVLLLLIPSLLIILCYQKLFTYIWRSGTEDTDGRRTTNLVSRRKVKTVKMFFIFVLDFLLCWLPFFTVQLWHPQETDYRKSSLLFLAITWISFSSSASKPTLFYIYNANFRRGMKEICCMCKYARSNIYTITTSSSTAKNNHIGITDIPAAAQPHQRLHL is encoded by the coding sequence ATGGATAACAGCAGTGGTCCTGTTTTTCTCCTTACcttgctcctgctgcagaacaCGAGCAGCCCCAAAGCCTCCACCCCTCCTGCTGGCTATGAGATGGCAGAACCTCCACCCCCAGGAGCCGGCTCCAGCATGAACCACTCTCTGGTAGAATATGGGCTGAGGCCGGGGGAAGTCGCAGCTGCCACCGTGGTTTGGGGAGCTCTGTGGCTGATCTCTGTCCTGGGAAACTTCCTCGTCTGCTTAGTGAtccacaggagcaggaggacaCAGTCCACCACCAACTACTTTGTGGTGTCCATGGCCTGTGCAGACCTCATGAGCAGCGTGGGGAGCGCGCCCttcttgctgctgcagctgagctctgggcaGTGGATGCTGGGCAGCAGGGTGTGCCAGCTGGTCAGATACATCCAGTACCTCACGCCTGGAGTCCAGATCTATGTGCTCCTCGCCATCAGCGTGGATCGATTCTACACTCTCATCCATCCTCTGAATTTCAAAGTGTCAAGGGAGAAAGCCAAGAGAATGACTCTGGTCTCTTGGCTCTGTGGTGCTGTGTTTGCATCACCAGCCTGTTTTCTCTACGGCTTCAACAGCGACCACCACTGCAACTTTTTCCTCCCCAATTCCTGGCTCGGAACTGCCTCTGGTGTCATCCACCTCTCAGTGCTGTTGCTTTTGATCCCAtcacttctcattatcctctgCTACCAGAAACTCTTCACCTACATTTGGAGAAGTGGCActgaggacacagatggcaGGAGGACAACGAATCTTGTCTcaagaagaaaagtgaaaactgtcaagatgtttttcatttttgtcttgGATTTTCTCCTGTGCTGGCTCCCTTTTTTCACAGTACAGTTGTGGCACCCACAGGAAACAGACTACAGAAAGAGCTCCTTGCTTTTCCTGGCCATCACCTGGATCTCCTTCAGTTCCTCAGCCTCTAAACCAACCCTCTTCTACATCTATAATGCAAACTTCAGAAGAGGAATGAAAGAAATTTGTTGCATGTGCAAATACGCCAGAAGCAACATCTACACCATTACCACCAGTTCCAGTACAGCCAAAAATAATCACATTGGGATCACAGAtatcccagcagcagcccaacCTCACCAAAGGCTCCACCTGTGA